Proteins from one Enoplosus armatus isolate fEnoArm2 chromosome 4, fEnoArm2.hap1, whole genome shotgun sequence genomic window:
- the LOC139284222 gene encoding ubiquitin-associated protein 2-like: MMTSVVSNQARGTRDRMLPTTTQTTQPQKQIQATAEQIRLAQMIYDKNDADFEDKVKQLIEVTGKTQDECMVALHDCNEDVNRAINFLLESTSDTNSWETVGKKRSLGKEGGPSEIKESREKKGGERDASRGRGASNRRGRGVSRGREGRLEENGFEVAPGERGGDRGRRGRGRGAGGRGRGRAAAGNRFSSQGMGTFNPADYTANSGARQETWEGDGNEPAEGAKAWGGNAEDWTSEDWTEDLSETKVFTASSAPANHNVDLAGLLPKAGVAVGGSMDSDLGAIVDGPSAEDLGQSLVFTNSHHNGRTATHSYAHATANSYAHAASAGTTYAHAALSSVLGSGFGSLNAPKPTPASDIRTSEQLNGPRLGQRASQTLVTCNNSSVSKDAGPPPILNPAPASSPSVEVKAQRVDNGLVTAQHLEMKLQPEPSAVLSQLAQRQQQSSILLTTEHAPQVPTPPGHESSVPLIRDGASPGVKLPGMEPPITEPPQRQLKTQRRRVPPPSKIPSSAVEMPGSADISGLNVQFGALDFGSEAGSGTVDMAQTESAREQAPAQAPPPVALAPMPGPTAVPTQQPQSSLFSKPGPVSEHMSSLSTLPSAVSDPSFPSPSLGLPSATPSPSLGLPSAAAPPSSTAPTAASRVESSGPRSLPPHLGFSQSKDVPSAAALTNGYSGMKSQSTQDTTSSRTVKTESPVMTSDSGPGHHIPSPAVTPSHSTSIPSLSSRLTESLYSLSSHVTSTHSSGSALATSSSLTINNEESSSSGNLHAFSSSSSSQAVNPSPSIPLAVSSSTINGLHPSGAPGLTHNGTNATLSAAGSRTAPLLTTTSGKAPPNLAQGVPPLLANQYIMGPGGLLPAYPIYGYEDLQMLQSRLPMDYYGVTFPGTTAAMPGRDGLTNNPYSGEATKFGRNDSSSPAPPTSLSTAGVQSQPQQAPQAGTQGQGQSQGQQTQNQAFLNPPLPPGYGYTGLPYYAGVPGVPSAFQYGPTVFVPPASAKQPTMGLANPSNQYHQQHQPSYGQHAYGTAFDDLSQAHGGEYSKGGYGGSAQSQAKSAGSGPGKGLSGSGTSGGVPDMGGSIYSKTQSFDKQGFHTGTPPPFSLPSALGGTGPLNPGGAPGYAPAPFLHILPPHQQPHSQLLHHHLTQDGQGGPGQRSQSSSMQQKSQGSKSSYGSSPYWAN, translated from the exons GCCACAGCAGAACAGATTCGTTTAGCCCAAATGATCTATGACAAAAATGATGCTGACTTTGAAGACAAGGTCAAACAg CTGATTGAGGTAACTGGGAAGACTCAAGATGAGTGCATGGTAGCCCTCCATGACTGCAACGAAGATGTAAACAGAGCCATCAATTTCCTACTGGAGAGCACCTCTGACACA AATTCCTGGGAGACTgtggggaagaagaggagccTTGGGAAGGAAGGAGGGCCCTCAGAGATAAAGGAGAgcagggagaagaaaggaggagagagggatgccAGTCGCGGACGTGGGGCGTCCAACAGGAGGGGCAGAGGCGTCAGCAGAGGGCGTGAAG GTCGGTTAGAGGAGAATGGGTTTGAGGTGGctcctggagagagagggggagaccGTGGACGCAGGGGGAGGGGCAGAG GGGCAGGGGGTCGCGGTAGAGGAAGAGCAGCTGCTGGCAACAGGTTCTCCTCCCAGGGAATGGG CACCTTCAATCCTGCTGACTACACGGCTAACTCTGGAGCTCGCCAGGAGACATGGGAAGGGGATGGCAACGAACCTGCTGAGGGAGCTA aagcaTGGGGAGGCAATGCGGAAGACTGGACTTCTGAAGACTGGACTGAGGAT TTGTCTGAGACCAAAGTATTCACTGCCTCTTCTGCTCCAGCAAACCACAA TGTGGACTTGGCTGGCCTACTGCCTAAGGCTGGAGTGGCTGTCGGGGGTTCTATGGACTCTGACTTGGGGGCGATAGTCGATGGCCCCTCAGCTGAGGATTTGGGACAAAGCCTGGTGTTTACCAATTCCCACCACAATGGACGCACTGCAACACACAGCTACGCACACGCCACAGCCAACAGCTACGCCCATGCCGCCTCTGCTGGTACCACCTACGCACATGCTGCACtg TCCTCTGTCCTGGGTTCTGGTTTTGGGTCCTTGAATGCACCTAAGCCAACACCTGCCTCTGACATCAGGACATCAGAGCAGCTCAACGGTCCTCGGCTTGGTCAGAGAGCCAGTCAGACGTTGGTCACCTGCAACAACAGTAGTGTTTCCAAAGATGCAGGGCCGCCTCCAATACTGAACCCTgctcctgcctcctctccctctgtagAAGTCAAGGCTCAGAGAGTTGACAACGGCCTTGTTACTGCCCAACACT TGGAGATGAAGCTTCAGCCTGAGCCATCAGCGGTGCTCAGCCAGCTAGCTCAGAGGCAGCAACAGTCCTCCATCCTTCTCACCACAGAACATGCTCCACAGGTCCCCACCCCACCAG GTCATGAGTCCTCAGTCCCTCTTATAAGAGATGGAGCTTCTCCAGGAGTGAAGCTGCCAGGCATGGAGCCTCCCATCACAGAACCCCCTCAGCGGCAGCTAAAGACACAGAGACGCAGAGTACCTCCTCCCTCAAAG ATCCCGTCGTCAGCCGTGGAGATGCCGGGCTCAGCAGATATATCTGGCCTGAATGTTCAGTTTGGAGCTCTTGACTTTGGGTCTGAGGCTGGTAGTGGAACGGTAGACATGGCACAGACGGAGTCGGCCAGGGAACAAGCCCCGGCTCAGGCCCCTCCTCCAGTAGCTCTAGCTCCCATGCCTGGCCCTACTGCTGTTCccacacagcagccacagagcagcCTGTTCTCCAAGCCTGGACCtgtgag TGAACACATGAGCAGCTTATCCACCTTACCGTCAGCTGTATCAGATCCCAGCTTCCCCTCACCATCGTTGGGTTTACCCAGTGCCAcgccctccccctccctggGTCTTCCCAGTGCAGCGGCTCCACCCTCTTCTACAGCCCCTACCGCAGCTAGCCGTGTGGAGAGCAGTGGCCCACGGTCCCTGCCACCTCATCTAGGCTTCTCTCAGAGCAAAGATGTcccctcagctgctgctctcaCG AATGGCTACAGTGGCATGAAGTCGCAGAGCACACAGGACA ctaCGTCATCGAGAACAGTGAAAACTGAGTCTCCCGTTATGACGAGTGACAGTGGCCCTGGCCACCACATCCCCTCACCTGCAGTTACACCTTCCCACTCAACATCCATCCCCTCGCTCAGCAG CAGGCTGACAGAATCACTCTACTCTCTTTCTAGTCACGTTACCAGTACTCACTCATCTGGATCAGCCCTCGCCACAAGCTCCTCCCTCACT ATAAATAATGAGGAGAGCAGCAGTAGTGGCAACCTCCATGCCTTTTCATCATCGTCGTCCAGCCAAGCTGTTAATCCCAGTCCTTCAATTCCCCTGGCTGTTAGCAGCTCAACCATCAATGGTCTGCACCCATCTGGAGCACCGGGTCTAACTCATAATGGCACAAATGCCACACTctcagcagcaggcagccgCACGGCACCCCTACTCACCACTACGTCCG GTAAAGCTCCTCCCAACTTGGCCCAAGGGGTACCGCCTCTCCTGGCCAACCAGTACATTATGGGCCCTGGTGGCTTGCTTCCTGCTTACCCG ATCTATGGATACGAGGACTTGCAAATGCTGCAGTCTCGCCTTCCTATG GACTATTATGGTGTAACATTCCCTGGTACTACGGCTGCTATGCCCGGAAGAGATGGCCTGACCAATAATCCATATTCTG GTGAGGCGACAAAGTTTGGCAGGAATGATTCTTCGTCTCCAGCTCCCCCAACCAGCCTGTCTACAGCCGGGGTGCAGTCACAGCCCCAACAGGCTCCCCAGGCAGGAACACAGGGCCAGGGACAGAGCCAGGGTCAGCAAACACAGAACCAGGCCTTCCTCAATCCCCCTCTGCCCCCTGGCTATGGATACACTG GTCTGCCGTACTATGCTGGTGTGCCGGGAGTTCCCTCAGCCTTCCAGTATGGCCCCACCGTCTTTGTGCCTCCTGCTTCAGCTAAGCAACCTACAATGGGCCTGGCAAACCCCTCCAATCAGTACCACCAACAGCATCAGCCCAGTTACGGACAGCATGCATATGGCACAG cctTTGATGACCTGTCTCAAGCCCACGGTGGGGAGTACAGTAAGGGAGGGTACGGAGGCTCTGCCCAGTCACAGGCCAAGTCAGCGGGCAGCGGCCCAGGGAAag GACTGTCAGGGTCAGGAACCAGTGGAGGAGTACCTGACATGGGAGGTTCAATCTACAGCAAAACTCAG TCATTTGACAAGCAGGGCTTCCACACAGGGACACCACCTCCCTTCAGCCTGCCTTCAGCACTGGGAGGAACCGGGCCTCTGAACCCTGGGGGTGCTCCTGGCTACGCCCCTGCTCCCTTCCTCCACATCTTGCCACCGCACCAACAGCCCCACTCCCAGCTGCTGCACCATCACCTCACACAGGACGGACAG GGTGGTCCTGGTCAGCGAAGTCAGTCCAGCAGCATGCAGCAGAAATCCCAAGGCAGCAAGTCCAGCTATGGCAGCTCCCCCTACTGGGCCAACTGA